The following is a genomic window from Helicobacter sp. NHP19-003.
CGCTTTTATCAATTTGGAGTTTTAGTGGGGGTTTTTAGTGGCGTACTTGGGGCGCAAACGGATTTAAAACTTCTAGAAACCGACAAACCCACGGACAATTTAAAGACTTTGCAAAGCGACGAGCCCACAAAGGTGTCGCTTAAACAAGCGTGGGACATGGTATTGGCAAATTATGATGGCATTAAGGCACAGGACTACGCTGAAAAGAAGGCAAAAAAGTTGAGCACAGCGGCAAAACTTTCGTTTCTGCCCGAAATTGATTTGAGTGCTTTTTACGCCCATTTAGGCAAGCCCGTTACAATTTCGCCCTTCAGCGGATCGGACAAAGCCCAAATACAAAACTTTGCCACGGGGCTGGAGCGCTTTTTAGGCCAACCCGCCTTAGCGCAAATGGGGGGCATGGCGGTGGCGCAAGGGATTGGGAGTATGGTGGGTGGTCTTACACAGCCTTTTTTGTTCTCTAAACAAAACATTGTGATGGGGGCTTTAAGCATCATTTACCCCTTGTATATGGGGGGAGAGCGCTTTTACATGACAAAGTTAGCGTCTTTGGCACACAAAGAGTCGATGGAGGTTTCCCGACTTAAAAGACTCTCCACTTTTCAAGAGTTGGTGAAGATTTACTATGGCTTGGTGCTGAATATGGAGGTGGATGAGGTGCTTAAGGGCGTGCAAGCGGGGCATTTGAAGCACTACCAAAACGCCCTAAAACGCCTAAAAGCAGGGCAAATTGCCAAAGTAGAAGCCCTAAGTGCCCAAGTCGCCTATGAAAAAAGCAAGACCAAGTCTATGCAAGCAGACGATGCGCTGGAGGTGGCGACTTTGGCGTTCAACACCATTTTAAGCAGCCAAAACATCCCCGTAGCCAAAGCCCATTTTGCCCCCACAGCACACTTAAACATCCGCCCTAAAGCTTTGCCTAGTTTGGATTTTTTTGTGCAGGAAACCTTAAGCTCCTACCCCGTGCTAAGAAGCCTAGCCATCAAACAGCAGAGCGCAAGGCAAATGACAAAATTACAAGTGGCGAAGTTTCTCCCCCATTTTAATTTCTTTGGGGCGTACTTGATGAAAGAGAACAACTCCACGATGATGAACATGATCCCCGAGTGGTTTGTGGGCGTGGGGGCAAGGTTGCCTATTTTAACCCCCAATGGGCGTATCATGCATTATCAGGCAGCCAAGATCGATGAACTGCAAACATCCGCCCTGCAGAGCCAAGCCAAAAAGGACATGGAGCTGTTGGTGCATAAAACCTACCTACAATGCCAAGCCTTACTTAAAGAGTATAAAAGTTTGGACACGAGTGTGGAGCTCGCCAAAGAAAACTTAAAACTGCAAGAAGAAGCATTCAATCAGGGCATGGCGACCAACGCGATGGTGGTAGACGCGCGCAACTCGTTGGCGGGCATTTTAGTGGAGCAAAAGACCCACGCCTATAAATACATCAGCGCATTGGTGGATTTGATGGTGCTTAGCGGGCATACAGACCTATTTTACGATTTTGTTTATTAAGGAAGCGGAGTGAAAACAACAAGGACCCCGATCATTCTAGCCGCTTTGGCGGCAGTGGGGATTTTAATTTGGCTCGGGCAGGTGTATTACAGTGTTTACAACCACAAACAGCAACGCCTGCAAGGCTTCATAGAGGCTAGGGAGTACAGCGTGAGTTCTAAGCTTGCAGGGCGGGTGGAGAGCGTGCTTGTCAACAAGGGCGACTTCATCAAAAAAGGGGATTTGGTCTTCACGATCGATAGCCCTGAGGCGGAGGCAAAATTATTACAAGCCAGCTCCAGCCATAAGGCCGCCAAAGCTTTAAGCAATGAAGTGCTCAAGGGTAGTAGAAGCCAAACCATCAAGAGTGCCAAAGATGTCTACCAAGCCGCTAAGGCGCAGAGCGATTTAGCCGAAGAAACTTATAAACGCATCCAAAGCCTTTATGACAAAGGCGTGGCGAGTTTGCAAAAGCGCGATGAAGCCTATGCCGCCTTCCAAAGCGCAACCTTTAGGAAAAACGCCACCTACGAGCAATACCAATTGGCCCTAGAGGGCGCGTCTAATGAGAGCAAAATCGCCGCCAAAGAAAAAGAACAAGCCGCTTTAGGGCAACTCAATGAAGTGCAGGCGTTTTTAAGGGAT
Proteins encoded in this region:
- a CDS encoding TolC family protein — translated: MRFYQFGVLVGVFSGVLGAQTDLKLLETDKPTDNLKTLQSDEPTKVSLKQAWDMVLANYDGIKAQDYAEKKAKKLSTAAKLSFLPEIDLSAFYAHLGKPVTISPFSGSDKAQIQNFATGLERFLGQPALAQMGGMAVAQGIGSMVGGLTQPFLFSKQNIVMGALSIIYPLYMGGERFYMTKLASLAHKESMEVSRLKRLSTFQELVKIYYGLVLNMEVDEVLKGVQAGHLKHYQNALKRLKAGQIAKVEALSAQVAYEKSKTKSMQADDALEVATLAFNTILSSQNIPVAKAHFAPTAHLNIRPKALPSLDFFVQETLSSYPVLRSLAIKQQSARQMTKLQVAKFLPHFNFFGAYLMKENNSTMMNMIPEWFVGVGARLPILTPNGRIMHYQAAKIDELQTSALQSQAKKDMELLVHKTYLQCQALLKEYKSLDTSVELAKENLKLQEEAFNQGMATNAMVVDARNSLAGILVEQKTHAYKYISALVDLMVLSGHTDLFYDFVY
- a CDS encoding HlyD family secretion protein; translation: MKTTRTPIILAALAAVGILIWLGQVYYSVYNHKQQRLQGFIEAREYSVSSKLAGRVESVLVNKGDFIKKGDLVFTIDSPEAEAKLLQASSSHKAAKALSNEVLKGSRSQTIKSAKDVYQAAKAQSDLAEETYKRIQSLYDKGVASLQKRDEAYAAFQSATFRKNATYEQYQLALEGASNESKIAAKEKEQAALGQLNEVQAFLRDKKAYSPIDGEVSNVLLYGGELSPKGFPVVLVTDTAHAWLDLSVPEKYLSRFKKGETFTGYIPALKESMEFKVTHIAVMGDFATWKSTNSSQSYDMKSFGIEATPLKDMQALRVGMSVLVDIPSD